In a genomic window of Agarivorans albus:
- a CDS encoding polysaccharide deacetylase family protein produces MNILMALSQLEVTGAEVYATQVGDRLTQRGHQVFYVSDTLNCPHKGQHFSLRFNKRSLPRRVWHVLYLIYLILRYKIQLVHAHSRASGWSSYIACKLTNTPMVTSVHGRQPVHRSRKKFHALGYHAVAVCENIAQQIIRDLGVPSEQVSVVRNGVDSQQFSPLPAANNDKPIIQIIGRLTGPKGELVYQLLKQCIDLDANQVQVISGSKVEPRFAEFENKVEFCGYSDNIRSTISQADLVIGAGRVAMEALLCQKPVFAVGEAKSVGLINLDNLPTALESNFGDIALEGKTELDIDYESVANQLKRAIVSASVSDELVTNIKAEYDLDEVCKKLLNVYQSAYVYTKKREIPIIMYHRVINDDSQHGVYGTYVTEERLEEHFQTIKAMGLTPITFKELAKIGLEHRFDHGKRYIILTFDDGYQDNYDLLLPLLKKYQFKAVIYAVSGTDHNQWDASHPTKPDQRFELMSPETMRDIDRSGFVEIGGHTLNHPKLAELSEPEQQHQIEQNKKDLESLLGRELTTFAYPYGNHSQQTKQLAKQAGYAYTVATDSGPIGLHQDLQQIRRIVMFPSTTKFGLWRKIRGNYTYRKAINKNN; encoded by the coding sequence ATGAATATTTTGATGGCTCTATCACAACTCGAAGTGACCGGAGCCGAAGTCTACGCTACCCAAGTTGGCGATCGACTCACTCAACGGGGTCATCAAGTATTTTACGTATCAGATACCTTAAATTGTCCACATAAGGGCCAGCACTTTAGCTTGCGCTTTAACAAACGCAGTCTTCCTCGCAGAGTATGGCACGTATTGTATCTTATCTATCTAATTCTTCGATATAAAATTCAACTGGTACATGCACATAGCCGTGCTTCTGGGTGGTCTTCTTATATCGCCTGTAAGCTAACTAACACGCCAATGGTTACCAGTGTGCATGGTCGCCAACCAGTGCACCGCTCACGCAAAAAATTTCACGCACTCGGTTATCATGCTGTCGCAGTATGTGAAAACATCGCTCAGCAAATTATTCGTGACTTAGGGGTGCCTAGCGAACAAGTAAGTGTGGTTCGCAATGGCGTTGATAGCCAACAATTTTCTCCGCTCCCAGCTGCCAACAACGATAAACCCATTATTCAAATCATCGGGCGTTTAACCGGCCCCAAAGGCGAGTTAGTTTATCAATTGCTTAAACAATGCATTGATTTAGACGCTAACCAAGTACAGGTGATTAGCGGTAGTAAAGTGGAGCCACGCTTTGCTGAGTTTGAAAACAAAGTAGAGTTTTGTGGATACAGCGACAACATTCGCTCGACAATTAGCCAAGCGGATTTGGTTATTGGTGCCGGGCGGGTAGCCATGGAAGCCTTGTTGTGCCAAAAGCCGGTGTTTGCGGTGGGCGAGGCAAAATCTGTTGGATTAATCAACTTGGATAACCTACCTACAGCACTTGAGAGTAACTTTGGCGATATTGCTTTAGAAGGTAAAACGGAACTTGATATAGATTATGAATCAGTCGCAAACCAGCTTAAGCGAGCGATAGTTAGTGCCAGCGTTAGCGACGAATTAGTCACAAATATTAAAGCTGAATACGATTTAGATGAAGTATGTAAGAAGCTATTAAACGTTTACCAAAGTGCCTATGTTTACACCAAAAAGCGTGAAATACCTATCATCATGTATCACCGGGTAATAAATGATGACAGCCAACACGGGGTGTATGGCACTTACGTTACTGAAGAGCGCTTAGAAGAGCATTTTCAAACCATTAAAGCTATGGGATTGACTCCAATTACTTTCAAAGAGTTAGCTAAAATAGGATTGGAACATCGCTTCGATCACGGAAAACGCTATATCATTCTCACCTTTGATGATGGCTACCAAGACAATTATGACCTGCTATTACCCTTACTCAAAAAATACCAATTTAAAGCAGTAATTTATGCGGTAAGTGGCACCGACCATAACCAATGGGACGCAAGCCACCCCACAAAACCAGATCAACGCTTTGAGTTGATGAGCCCAGAAACTATGCGCGACATAGACCGAAGTGGATTTGTAGAGATTGGTGGGCACACCCTGAATCACCCCAAACTCGCGGAACTGAGCGAGCCTGAGCAACAGCACCAAATAGAGCAAAACAAAAAAGACTTAGAGAGCTTGCTAGGACGTGAGCTCACTACCTTTGCTTACCCCTATGGCAATCATAGCCAGCAGACAAAGCAATTAGCTAAACAAGCTGGCTATGCTTATACAGTAGCCACGGATTCCGGTCCAATAGGCCTGCACCAAGATTTACAGCAAATTCGCCGAATTGTAATGTTCCCCAGCACCACTAAGTTTGGCTTATGGCGCAAAATAAGAGGGAACTATACCTACCGAAAAGCCATAAATAAGAACAACTGA
- a CDS encoding glycosyltransferase family 25 protein codes for MKIFVISLSRSTGRRDLITRELAKTELDFEFFDAVDGVKGEHPLFQKYDEARAKWQGGAGLNAGELGCFASHYLMWQKCIELDESIFVFEDDVLIPDNFYDVFTLLDEVLPRYEYIKLGRGRLRSLWPVGEFVEEEPLGPLQIVKYMRQTDCAHAYALTPSAAKRFVKNASSWIHPVDDYMDKEQLSEVLQFGVEPRYVFQRGEDSDIKQTIDENTKKKKLSTIKRIRREYYRYRDKYACNWINYCYWFKHKTGLFK; via the coding sequence ATGAAAATATTTGTAATTAGTTTATCCCGCTCTACAGGACGTAGAGATCTAATCACTAGGGAGCTGGCTAAGACGGAGTTGGATTTTGAGTTCTTTGATGCGGTCGATGGCGTTAAAGGAGAGCACCCGCTATTTCAAAAATATGATGAAGCAAGAGCTAAGTGGCAGGGCGGTGCTGGCCTTAATGCTGGTGAGTTAGGTTGCTTTGCTAGTCATTATTTGATGTGGCAAAAGTGCATCGAGCTTGATGAGTCCATATTTGTTTTCGAAGATGATGTGCTTATTCCCGATAATTTTTACGATGTATTTACCCTGCTAGATGAGGTTTTACCACGCTATGAATACATTAAACTGGGCCGAGGTCGATTACGCTCTTTGTGGCCTGTTGGTGAGTTTGTAGAGGAAGAGCCGCTTGGACCTCTGCAGATAGTAAAATATATGCGACAAACTGATTGTGCTCATGCGTATGCGCTTACTCCCTCCGCCGCTAAACGTTTCGTAAAAAATGCCAGCTCTTGGATACATCCGGTGGATGATTACATGGATAAAGAGCAGCTGAGTGAGGTCTTACAATTTGGAGTTGAACCACGCTATGTGTTTCAGCGTGGTGAAGACTCAGATATCAAGCAAACAATAGATGAGAATACGAAGAAAAAAAAGCTGAGCACTATCAAACGTATTCGTCGAGAATATTATAGATATAGAGACAAATATGCCTGCAATTGGATTAACTATTGCTATTGGTTTAAGCATAAAACAGGTTTGTTTAAATAG
- a CDS encoding TetR/AcrR family transcriptional regulator, whose translation MKTKDKIIHTSLKLFNERGERQITTNHIAAELGISPGNLYYHFSNKQEIIRSIFDLYVAQLESSFRPHADQRLSLEHLTQYLDASFELMWRFRFMYANLLELLARDAELEQKYQALQLELANWSRDILFQLRESRFLSGDDATMAELADSVKFIIGAWIGYQSAQLKGGEITKPRLYQGVLKILFTLRPYFTDESQNIYQDLHQHYVKCAERSE comes from the coding sequence ATGAAAACTAAAGACAAAATAATTCATACTTCTCTCAAACTCTTCAACGAGCGCGGCGAAAGACAAATCACTACAAATCATATCGCCGCCGAGCTGGGCATTAGTCCTGGGAATCTTTATTACCATTTCAGTAACAAACAAGAAATTATCCGCAGCATTTTCGATTTATACGTGGCTCAGTTAGAAAGCAGCTTTCGTCCTCATGCTGACCAACGTTTAAGCCTAGAACACTTAACGCAGTACTTGGATGCCAGCTTTGAGCTAATGTGGCGATTTCGTTTTATGTACGCCAACTTGTTAGAACTGTTGGCGCGAGATGCTGAACTAGAACAGAAATACCAAGCCTTGCAGCTAGAACTGGCTAATTGGAGCCGAGATATTCTCTTTCAGTTACGCGAGAGTCGCTTTTTAAGTGGTGATGATGCAACAATGGCTGAGTTAGCCGACAGTGTTAAGTTTATTATTGGTGCTTGGATTGGCTACCAAAGTGCTCAACTAAAAGGTGGCGAAATCACCAAACCTCGCTTGTATCAAGGGGTGCTTAAAATCTTGTTTACCTTGCGTCCATACTTTACTGATGAGTCTCAAAACATCTATCAAGATTTGCATCAACATTACGTAAAATGTGCTGAACGCAGTGAATAG
- a CDS encoding CDP-glycerol glycerophosphotransferase family protein: protein MANLAKVSTATLLAETARIAYFFTKPFFKKKIWLLCETETQAQENGYELFRWIKSNAPSIEAYYVIRDDSPSINKFQSNEEWLALDSWKQYFYMYHAEAIISTHGLWMIPDELGILKKLTRKTLKAKRVMLNHGVGFLKNGKQFYHKSVFPLNSQIMALSPKHKAIFTEEYGYEDSEVVIAGYPRFDGMTDLSAEAKWPNLIVYMPTFRDDEQNLGDAFQETQLFKQTKALLQSDSFKQYLEDNDAHIAIYLHQNIQQSSKYLDQFSSARIHILRQGQYSVTELLRMGKLLITDYSSVFFDFVYMNKPFISYQFDYEKFIGARKHKAFIDIRRDLPGYVADTPAELEEKIRMVFANQFVPQDDHLLKIKEYFSFQDQKNCERVFNAINQRD, encoded by the coding sequence GTGGCTAATTTAGCTAAAGTTTCAACGGCTACCTTGTTAGCTGAAACTGCGAGAATTGCGTACTTTTTTACCAAACCATTTTTCAAAAAGAAAATTTGGTTGTTATGTGAAACAGAAACTCAGGCTCAAGAAAATGGTTACGAGTTATTTCGTTGGATAAAAAGCAATGCGCCATCTATCGAAGCCTATTATGTGATTCGAGATGATTCGCCTTCTATTAACAAGTTTCAATCGAATGAAGAGTGGCTCGCACTCGACTCGTGGAAGCAGTATTTCTATATGTATCATGCCGAGGCTATTATCTCGACTCATGGCCTTTGGATGATTCCTGATGAGTTAGGCATCTTGAAAAAGCTGACTCGAAAAACCTTAAAAGCTAAGCGAGTGATGCTCAATCATGGGGTTGGGTTTCTAAAAAATGGCAAGCAGTTTTATCACAAGAGCGTATTTCCGCTTAACTCTCAAATTATGGCTTTATCACCGAAGCATAAAGCTATTTTTACTGAAGAATACGGGTATGAAGATAGCGAGGTGGTAATCGCTGGCTATCCTCGCTTTGATGGCATGACTGATTTGAGCGCAGAGGCTAAATGGCCTAATTTGATCGTTTATATGCCAACATTCAGAGATGATGAACAGAATTTAGGCGATGCTTTTCAAGAAACACAACTGTTTAAGCAAACCAAAGCTTTATTACAAAGTGACAGTTTTAAGCAGTACCTAGAAGACAATGATGCCCATATTGCCATCTATCTTCATCAAAACATTCAGCAAAGTTCCAAGTATTTAGACCAATTCTCTTCTGCTCGGATTCATATTCTTAGGCAAGGTCAGTATTCTGTGACTGAGCTGTTAAGGATGGGTAAGTTGTTGATAACTGACTATTCAAGCGTGTTTTTTGACTTTGTTTATATGAATAAGCCGTTTATTTCTTATCAGTTTGATTATGAGAAGTTTATTGGGGCTAGGAAACACAAAGCGTTTATCGATATACGACGTGACCTTCCAGGTTATGTGGCAGATACGCCAGCAGAGTTAGAAGAGAAAATTAGAATGGTGTTTGCTAACCAGTTTGTTCCTCAAGATGATCATCTGTTAAAAATAAAAGAATACTTTAGTTTTCAGGACCAAAAAAACTGTGAACGTGTGTTTAATGCGATTAACCAGCGCGACTAG
- a CDS encoding adenylyltransferase/cytidyltransferase family protein — translation MKKIGYTTGVFDMFHIGHLNVLQRAKLECDYLIVGVTTDELSIQAKGKKPIIPFQERLKIVESIKFVDEVAPQVNYDKMEAWNNLKFDRMFVGDDWKGTEKWTKLETSFKEIGVEIVYFSYTEHTSSSILRKVLENMYKEQS, via the coding sequence ATGAAAAAGATTGGTTACACCACAGGTGTGTTCGATATGTTCCATATTGGTCACCTCAATGTATTACAACGCGCTAAGCTAGAATGTGACTATCTTATCGTTGGTGTAACTACTGACGAACTGTCGATACAAGCAAAAGGTAAGAAACCCATTATTCCGTTTCAAGAGCGACTAAAAATCGTTGAGTCGATTAAGTTTGTTGATGAAGTTGCTCCACAAGTAAACTACGACAAAATGGAAGCGTGGAACAACTTAAAGTTCGATAGAATGTTTGTTGGTGATGATTGGAAAGGCACCGAGAAGTGGACAAAACTCGAAACCTCTTTCAAAGAAATAGGCGTGGAAATTGTTTACTTTTCTTATACAGAGCACACATCAAGCTCAATCTTAAGAAAAGTATTAGAAAACATGTATAAAGAGCAAAGCTAA
- a CDS encoding glycosyltransferase family 9 protein, which translates to MKKYWIERGGYAKASAKQQIARVDFNKVERIAIIRYAALGDLILVRAFIVEAKRLFPNAKIVLSLLSHYKIGMPDDLVDDIHVVETAREKKLSLLKTRKDIQGLGQFDFVFDLSCTARSRAFLMFAQCRFKVGFPYSVIEQRVFHDFCVLRSDLSTELNCCIDQLRVFGHKPLATPNFALEVNEVPRLGAKQAKIGWFVGASTVKKQFDRATCLSSIKLVNQRYPDAEIIFYEGVGKEEKADFLSSEGIKNLRVVEAGSLESLRKELVNLDVLVSPDTGVRNLAITTHTPTLGIFMCTPVHRYWPQINGLHQVVYQLDGEHPSAELIVDGLIDHLQELAK; encoded by the coding sequence TTGAAGAAATATTGGATTGAGCGTGGTGGTTATGCGAAAGCTAGTGCCAAACAACAAATAGCGCGAGTAGATTTTAATAAAGTAGAACGTATCGCTATCATTCGCTATGCCGCTTTAGGCGATTTAATTCTGGTAAGGGCTTTTATTGTTGAAGCGAAGCGCCTTTTTCCAAACGCGAAAATTGTGTTGTCGTTGTTATCTCACTACAAAATTGGCATGCCCGATGATCTTGTTGATGATATCCATGTTGTAGAAACGGCAAGAGAAAAGAAACTGAGCCTATTAAAAACGCGGAAAGATATTCAAGGTTTAGGTCAATTCGATTTTGTTTTTGATCTTTCGTGTACCGCCCGCTCTCGAGCATTTCTAATGTTTGCGCAATGTCGGTTCAAAGTAGGCTTTCCTTATAGTGTTATTGAGCAACGGGTGTTTCATGACTTTTGTGTTCTCCGCAGTGACCTTAGTACAGAGTTAAATTGTTGTATTGACCAGCTCAGAGTCTTTGGTCATAAACCCTTAGCTACTCCTAATTTTGCTTTGGAGGTTAACGAAGTGCCTAGGTTGGGTGCCAAGCAGGCCAAGATAGGTTGGTTTGTGGGTGCGTCTACGGTAAAAAAACAGTTTGACCGTGCAACCTGTCTCTCGTCAATTAAACTGGTTAATCAGCGTTACCCAGATGCCGAGATCATTTTTTATGAGGGTGTCGGTAAAGAAGAGAAAGCGGACTTTTTGAGCTCAGAAGGTATTAAAAACCTGCGAGTAGTGGAAGCTGGTTCATTAGAGTCGCTGCGTAAAGAGCTAGTGAACCTTGATGTGCTTGTTTCACCAGATACCGGAGTTAGAAACTTAGCCATTACTACGCACACACCCACTTTGGGTATTTTTATGTGTACGCCTGTCCATCGCTATTGGCCACAGATAAACGGCTTACATCAAGTCGTTTATCAGCTTGATGGAGAACACCCTTCGGCTGAGTTGATAGTAGATGGTTTGATAGACCATCTACAAGAGCTAGCTAAGTAA
- a CDS encoding glycine C-acetyltransferase translates to MTAAFSAHISQLLQQVKDDGLYKHERVINSQQQAAIAVEQGQVVNFCANNYLGLANSPALIEAAKSGLDSHGFGAASVRFICGTQDIHKRLEQGLSEFLGMEDTILYSSCFDANAGLFETLLGPEDAIISDALNHASIIDGVRLCKAKRFRYANNDLAELEQCLKAADEAGVRFKLIATDGVFSMDGVIANLPGICDLADKYDAMVMVDDSHAVGFVGEHGRGTHEYHQVMERVDIITGTLGKAMGGASGGFTSAKKEVIDWLRQRSRPYLFSNSLAPAIVSASLKVLELLAEGDALRKHLWDNVEYFRTEMSQAGFTLAGADHAIIPVMLGDAKLASTFADKLLERGIYVIGFSFPVVPKGQARIRTQISAAHTREQLENAVSAFTEVGKELGVIE, encoded by the coding sequence ATGACAGCCGCTTTCTCAGCACACATTTCTCAGCTCTTACAACAAGTAAAAGATGACGGTTTATATAAGCATGAGCGAGTAATTAACTCGCAGCAGCAAGCCGCTATCGCTGTAGAACAAGGCCAAGTTGTTAACTTTTGTGCTAACAATTACTTGGGGTTAGCCAATTCTCCTGCTCTTATTGAGGCAGCCAAATCGGGTTTAGATAGCCACGGCTTTGGTGCTGCTTCGGTGCGTTTTATTTGTGGTACTCAAGATATTCACAAACGCTTAGAGCAAGGCTTGAGTGAGTTTCTGGGTATGGAAGATACGATTTTGTATTCTTCTTGCTTTGATGCCAACGCTGGGCTTTTTGAAACCTTATTGGGTCCAGAGGATGCGATTATCTCTGATGCACTAAACCATGCTTCGATTATTGATGGTGTTCGTTTGTGCAAAGCAAAGCGTTTTCGTTATGCCAATAACGACTTAGCAGAGCTGGAGCAATGCTTAAAAGCCGCCGATGAAGCGGGAGTGCGTTTTAAGCTGATTGCCACCGATGGCGTGTTCTCGATGGACGGCGTGATTGCCAACTTGCCAGGAATTTGTGATTTAGCTGATAAGTATGATGCCATGGTGATGGTTGATGATTCTCACGCCGTTGGCTTTGTAGGTGAACATGGCCGTGGCACTCACGAGTATCATCAAGTGATGGAGCGAGTAGACATTATTACCGGCACCTTAGGTAAAGCCATGGGCGGCGCTTCTGGTGGTTTTACTTCAGCCAAAAAAGAAGTGATTGATTGGTTGCGTCAACGTTCGCGTCCTTACCTCTTTTCTAACTCGCTGGCGCCGGCCATTGTTAGTGCGTCTCTTAAAGTATTGGAATTACTCGCTGAAGGAGATGCTCTGCGTAAACACCTGTGGGATAACGTCGAATACTTCAGAACTGAGATGAGCCAAGCGGGCTTTACTTTAGCTGGCGCAGATCATGCCATTATTCCTGTGATGTTAGGTGACGCTAAACTGGCAAGCACCTTTGCCGACAAATTACTTGAACGCGGCATTTACGTGATTGGCTTTTCCTTCCCTGTAGTACCTAAAGGCCAAGCAAGGATCCGTACGCAAATTTCGGCCGCGCATACACGTGAGCAGCTAGAAAATGCCGTTTCAGCCTTTACAGAAGTAGGTAAAGAGTTGGGGGTGATTGAATGA
- a CDS encoding capsule assembly Wzi family protein, with amino-acid sequence MFSKVSHLRRYILAGCLALISFGGVAQVSLYLPLNQNRIIESDIEKLITITSAPGMKRPYPVTQVRHYAEMITEVYPALYKRIDSYLKRYEQNLALTDANLELSVGNGEQSIANARGQKVEDNIQGSFRGHWRATDWAALSLGAHYTQANQLNPTETFVALGFDWMQLDVGMREHWYSPFNDSSMLMSTHAQVSPSITLSNSKPLTSWRFQYEIFYSKLEEVDCINVKGECRKDRPELISYQITAMPVDWWQIGFSRNFQYGGDGVNRSFGDIVEALFCPTCVQHNEAGEDAWGNQQMAIHSRFNVDVGQPMSIYFEYGGEDIAIGRDNRLGNITFGAGVYLPLLTEQSSLRLEWNSWQSQWYNHWMYRNGFTNNGNVMGHWGGGNRKDINEAPGAHAFSFQYQYTLSNQEQLFSTLRFIKNEEHYSDYSLGYELDMMYGFKLFGQNVTAGFLAGRDTSKDSYGRLYAQYHL; translated from the coding sequence TTGTTTTCAAAAGTTAGTCACTTAAGGCGCTATATTCTGGCGGGATGCCTTGCTTTAATTAGTTTTGGCGGGGTAGCGCAAGTATCCCTGTACCTACCGCTAAATCAAAATCGGATTATAGAATCTGATATAGAAAAACTAATCACTATCACATCAGCACCAGGTATGAAGCGCCCTTACCCAGTTACTCAAGTTAGGCATTATGCGGAGATGATTACTGAGGTTTATCCTGCACTGTATAAGCGTATTGATAGCTATTTAAAGCGTTATGAGCAAAACCTTGCTTTAACCGATGCAAACTTAGAGTTATCTGTAGGTAATGGTGAACAGAGTATCGCCAATGCACGAGGGCAAAAAGTTGAGGACAATATTCAAGGTAGCTTTAGAGGGCACTGGAGAGCAACTGATTGGGCCGCATTGTCCTTAGGCGCTCATTACACCCAAGCTAATCAGCTCAACCCCACTGAAACATTTGTTGCTTTAGGTTTCGATTGGATGCAACTAGATGTAGGGATGCGTGAGCATTGGTATTCCCCTTTTAATGACTCATCGATGTTGATGAGTACACATGCACAAGTATCTCCTTCTATCACTCTTAGTAACTCTAAACCGCTAACATCTTGGCGTTTTCAATATGAAATCTTCTACAGCAAGTTAGAAGAAGTCGATTGTATCAACGTAAAAGGGGAGTGCCGTAAAGACCGTCCTGAGTTGATTAGTTATCAAATTACTGCGATGCCTGTAGATTGGTGGCAGATTGGTTTTAGCCGTAATTTTCAGTATGGCGGTGATGGTGTGAACCGGTCTTTTGGCGATATAGTAGAAGCGCTTTTTTGCCCGACCTGTGTACAGCATAATGAAGCCGGGGAAGACGCTTGGGGTAACCAACAGATGGCTATTCACAGTCGTTTTAATGTCGATGTTGGCCAACCAATGAGCATCTATTTCGAGTATGGCGGCGAAGATATTGCTATTGGGCGAGATAATCGTTTAGGTAATATTACTTTTGGCGCGGGGGTTTACTTACCTTTGCTCACCGAGCAGTCATCTTTACGTCTAGAATGGAATAGCTGGCAATCTCAGTGGTATAACCACTGGATGTATCGAAATGGCTTTACCAATAATGGAAATGTGATGGGGCATTGGGGGGGCGGTAACCGAAAAGATATAAATGAAGCTCCGGGTGCACATGCTTTTTCTTTTCAGTATCAATATACATTAAGTAACCAAGAGCAGTTGTTTTCTACTCTTCGCTTTATCAAGAATGAAGAACACTATTCAGACTATAGCCTTGGTTACGAGTTAGACATGATGTATGGGTTTAAGCTATTTGGTCAAAATGTAACAGCTGGGTTCTTAGCTGGACGTGATACTTCTAAAGATTCTTATGGACGATTGTATGCACAATATCATTTATAA
- a CDS encoding glycosyltransferase family 9 protein, with amino-acid sequence MLKDNTFGRLLKWRERLSFFIGKWLFDKPIAKLEAARSIQSILVVRGDGKIGDSVVSSFLYRELKSNNQHLNIGVLCTPNSRHLFDADPHIDKVHCYPKRAKLWQVRSLLSELPNYDAVVFLAEVFKPRDFLMLRCLNAKANVGVADNVALINCNIASKVAGQHSQQYFVEAAKSLGFAVNDFSYHFNLPDVIDEQVLSFLGDKQDRFIAINAFGNTSKRSFSEARLREVLLALKARFSYPIVALASPVTQQLVSSISASIDGVFCLDGTESIEQNAALIKHSKLFISVDTATVHLAHCFKTPMVAIYRQDPANFAMWSPNYQPTKAIFTRAAKTRSEEVSIEEFDLDELLDAAAKLLHN; translated from the coding sequence TTGCTTAAGGATAATACGTTTGGCCGTTTACTCAAATGGAGAGAGCGACTCAGCTTTTTCATTGGAAAATGGTTATTTGATAAACCAATAGCGAAATTAGAAGCAGCTCGTTCCATTCAAAGCATTTTGGTAGTGCGAGGTGATGGCAAGATCGGTGATAGCGTTGTGTCATCTTTTCTATATCGAGAGTTAAAGAGCAACAATCAACATTTAAACATCGGCGTGCTTTGCACACCAAACTCTCGGCATTTGTTCGACGCAGATCCGCATATCGATAAGGTTCACTGTTATCCCAAACGTGCTAAGTTGTGGCAGGTCCGTAGCTTGCTCTCTGAATTGCCAAACTATGATGCGGTTGTTTTTTTAGCAGAGGTATTTAAACCCCGAGATTTCTTGATGTTACGTTGCTTAAATGCAAAAGCGAATGTTGGTGTAGCGGATAACGTGGCGCTAATAAATTGTAATATAGCAAGCAAGGTAGCTGGTCAGCATAGCCAGCAATATTTTGTTGAAGCCGCAAAGAGCTTAGGCTTTGCCGTGAATGACTTTAGCTATCATTTTAATCTACCCGACGTAATCGACGAGCAAGTGCTTTCGTTTTTGGGTGACAAACAAGATCGTTTTATAGCGATCAATGCATTTGGTAACACTTCTAAGCGTTCATTTTCGGAAGCAAGGTTGAGGGAAGTTCTGTTAGCGCTTAAGGCTCGCTTCTCTTATCCTATTGTGGCTTTGGCTTCCCCTGTTACTCAACAACTAGTTAGTAGCATTTCTGCTTCCATTGATGGAGTATTTTGTTTAGATGGAACAGAGTCAATCGAACAAAATGCTGCACTCATCAAACATAGTAAGTTGTTTATTAGTGTAGATACAGCCACTGTACACCTCGCACATTGTTTTAAAACCCCGATGGTAGCTATTTACCGTCAAGACCCAGCTAACTTTGCTATGTGGTCACCTAATTATCAGCCTACAAAGGCTATATTTACTCGAGCAGCGAAAACCCGTTCAGAGGAAGTTAGTATCGAGGAGTTTGATCTCGATGAGCTGCTGGATGCAGCGGCTAAGCTTTTGCATAATTAA
- the tdh gene encoding L-threonine 3-dehydrogenase, with protein MKALAKLKTEPGIWITQVEMPELGHNDLLIKINKTAICGTDVHIYNWDEWSQKTIPVPMVIGHEYAGEVVDIGQEVRGFSVGDRVSGEGHITCGHCRNCRGGRTHLCRNTVGVGVNRTGCFSEYLVIPAVNAFKLPDEISDDLAAIFDPFGNAVHSALSFDLVGEDVLITGAGPIGVMAAAICKHVGARHVVVTDVNDYRLDLAQKMGATRVVNVAKQSLKDTMNELNMTEGFDVGLEMSGVPSAFSSMLELMNHGGKVAMLGIPPSDMGIDWSQVIFKGLVIKGIYGREMFETWYKMASLVQSGLDLSPIITHHYSVDDFQQGFDAMRSGQSGKVILDWS; from the coding sequence ATTAAAGCCTTAGCAAAGTTAAAAACAGAGCCTGGAATTTGGATTACCCAGGTTGAGATGCCTGAACTCGGTCACAACGACCTACTCATCAAGATAAACAAAACCGCTATTTGCGGTACCGATGTGCATATTTATAACTGGGATGAGTGGTCACAAAAGACTATTCCAGTGCCAATGGTGATAGGCCATGAATATGCTGGAGAAGTTGTCGATATTGGCCAAGAAGTACGTGGCTTTTCGGTGGGTGATAGAGTTTCTGGCGAAGGGCACATCACCTGTGGCCATTGTCGCAACTGCCGGGGCGGGCGTACTCATTTGTGCCGCAATACTGTTGGAGTTGGCGTAAATCGTACTGGCTGCTTTTCAGAATACTTGGTTATTCCTGCTGTTAACGCTTTTAAACTACCCGACGAGATTAGTGACGACTTAGCTGCTATTTTCGACCCGTTTGGTAACGCAGTGCACAGTGCCTTGTCGTTTGATTTAGTGGGTGAAGATGTTTTGATTACCGGTGCTGGCCCCATTGGGGTGATGGCGGCGGCAATTTGTAAGCACGTTGGTGCGCGCCATGTTGTGGTAACTGATGTAAATGACTACCGCTTGGACCTAGCTCAAAAAATGGGAGCAACTCGGGTAGTTAATGTTGCCAAGCAATCGTTGAAAGATACCATGAACGAACTCAACATGACCGAAGGCTTTGATGTAGGCCTAGAAATGTCCGGTGTGCCCAGCGCTTTTAGTTCTATGTTAGAGCTGATGAATCATGGCGGTAAGGTCGCAATGTTGGGTATTCCCCCTAGCGATATGGGCATTGATTGGAGCCAAGTAATTTTTAAAGGCTTGGTGATTAAAGGAATCTATGGCCGAGAAATGTTTGAAACATGGTATAAAATGGCATCTTTGGTACAATCTGGCCTCGATTTAAGCCCAATAATTACCCATCATTATAGTGTTGACGATTTTCAGCAAGGCTTTGATGCGATGCGCTCAGGACAAAGTGGCAAAGTTATTTTGGATTGGAGCTAA